A genome region from Anastrepha ludens isolate Willacy chromosome 3, idAnaLude1.1, whole genome shotgun sequence includes the following:
- the LOC128857911 gene encoding neutral amino acid uniporter 4, translating to MGVTLEVKNGKGENESSGADVEVAGVKKTIPISNLEGATHLFKGSVGAGLFAMGDCFKNGGLIGASLLLPVLAVICVHCERLLIQGSILAVERTPGVEFFDYPDTVEKVFEYGPPCMRKFSKLMRTIVETFLCVTQFGFCAIYFVFITENLHQVLLQNGVEISSAATMAITLLPAMLPSLLTNLKYISPVSMLANVSLLFGIFATLTIALQGPLPSPSERHFFTNGSQLALFFGTALFSYEGIALILPLRNKMRNPESFTTPFGVLNVTTGIITLLFIFTGFIGYLRWGENVEGSITLNLDSNDVLSQVVKIVAATGVFMGYPIQFFILIKIIWVPLKQSSRAAQQYPITLQVILRFFLVLGTFGVAVLVPKLSLFISLIGAFCSTSLAFLIPVILDFLMRAGVPKALTAWVFLKNMAIIVIALLGIAIGTYQSILEIVKEFYG from the exons ATGGGCGTGACATTGGAAGTGAAAAATGGCAAAGGCGAAAACGAGAGTAGTGGTGCAGATGTTGAGGTCGCTGGTGTAAAGAAAACCATTCCCATAAG TAATTTGGAGGGAGCCACACATCTCTTCAAAGGTAGCGTGGGCGCTGGTCTCTTTGCCATGGGTGATTGTTTCAAGAATGGTGGTCTAATCGGCGCTTCGTTGCTTTTGCCCGTTCTAGCGGTTATTTGTGTGCATTGTGAACGTCTGCTGATCCAAGGTTCGATTCTGGCGGTTGAAAGGACACCTGGCGTGGAATTCTTCGACTATCCGGATACCGTGGAAAAAGTGTTCGAATATGGACCACCATGCAtgcggaaattttcaaaattaatgagAACAATCGTGGAGACATTCTTGTGTGTGACGCAGTTTGGTTTCTGCGCGATTTATTTTGTCTTCATTACGGAGAATTTGCATCAG GTTCTTCTACAGAATGGCGTTGAAATTAGCTCCGCAGCAACAATGGCCATCACCCTACTGCCCGCCATGTTGCCTTCATTACTCACCAATCTGAAATATATTTCACCCGTTTCGATGTTGGCCAATGTGTCGCTGCTCTTCGGTATTTTCGCTACTCTAACGATCGCACTGCAAGGTCCCTTACCCTCACCCAGCGAACGTCATTTCTTCACCAATGGCTCCCAATTGGCACTCTTCTTCGGCACAGCGCTATTCTCTTACGAAGGTATCGCACTCATTTTACCTTTGCGCAACAAAATGCGCAATCCTGAAAGTTTCACAACTCCGTTTGGTGTGTTGAATGTGACTACAGGGATAATAACGCTGCTCTTTATTTTCACTGGCTTCATTGGATATCTGCGCTGGGGTGAGAATGTCGAGGGCAGCATTACATTGAACTTAGATTCCAATGATGT TTTGTCGCAGGTAGTTAAAATCGTAGCTGCAACGGGTGTATTTATGGGCTATCCCATACAGTTCTTCATTCTGATCAAGATCATTTGGGTGCCATTGAAGCAGTCGTCTAGAGCAGCACAACAGTATCCCATTACCTTACAAGTCATCCTGCGTTTCTTCTTAGTTTTGGGTACAT TTGGCGTTGCTGTGCTTGTGCCAAAGCTGAGCCTTTTCATTTCCCTTATCGGCGCATTCTGCTCCACGTCATTGGCCTTTCTAATTCCGGTGATTCTCGATTTTTTGATGCGCGCTGGCGTGCCTAAAGCCCTGACCGCTTGGGTTTTTCTGAAGAATATGGCAATAATAGTGATAGCCTTGCTCGGGATTGCCATTGGCACTTATCAGAGTATTTTGGAGATAGTAAAAGAATTTTATGGCTAA
- the LOC128856424 gene encoding uncharacterized protein LOC128856424 — translation MIMKMKQNKRRVGLPPPPSREELEEMSQEDVEESANEQSPHSGSDEMEDNVDENNVQQSSIVNNDEDEDDDDEMDLGNFEMKPTKKKRKKGIIYVSNIPKHMNVTRIREILGEYGKIGRVFLQPEKLPGGNDKKKKRKRLARHFTEGWVEFESKRVAKKLVELLNNKQISTRKTSQFYDYLWSMKYLPRFKWVHLTERMNYEQAVHKQRLQTEVSQARKETTFFQNNLDKSEFLKKKEKKAKKVTEAQSANA, via the exons GGAAGAAATGTCACAGGAAGACGTGGAAGAGTCGGCCAATGAACAATCGCCGCACTCTGGATCTGATGAAATGGAAGACAACGTCGATGAAAATAATGTGCAACAATCATCAATAGTCAATAACGAtgaggatgaagatgatgacgaCGAAATGGATTTAGGCAACTTCGAAATGAAACCTACAAAGAAGAAACGAAAAAAGGGCATCATTTACGTTTCGAACATACCCAAGCACATGAATGTTACAAGAATACGAGAAATATTAGGTGAATATGGAAAAATAGGACGCGTCTTTTTACAGCCAGAGAAGCTGCCTGGCG GTAacgataaaaagaaaaaacgcaaACGCCTTGCGCGCCATTTCACAGAAGGTTGGGTTGAGTTCGAATCGAAGCGAGTGGCGAAAAAACTTGTTGAACTATtgaataacaaacaaatttccACCCGTAAAACATCACAATTCTATGACTATCTATGGAGCATGAAATATTTACCACGCTTCAAGTGGGTGCATTTGACCGAGCGTATGAACTATGAGCAAGCAGTGCACAAGCAACGTCTACAGACCGAGGTGTCACAGGCGCGAAAGGAAACAACATTCTTCCAAAATAATTTAGATAAAAgcgaatttttgaagaaaaaagagaaaaaggcGAAAAAAGTCACAGAAGCGCAGTCGGCAAATGCGTGA